The Triticum aestivum cultivar Chinese Spring chromosome 7B, IWGSC CS RefSeq v2.1, whole genome shotgun sequence genome window below encodes:
- the LOC123157805 gene encoding LOB domain-containing protein 18-like, translated as MSGSLTSASVSIGGRPIGSSGGPCGACKFLRRKCADDCIFAPYFGSEKGVEHFTAVHKVFGASNVSKILNQAPPHKRLDAAITICYEAKARLRDPIYGCVGDILALQQRVANLHAEVAFLQAHLTTLQQPSPPPFPSPPCMAMTTEFSISELASLSNVPNTMELSSLFDPSMQWAFQQQHQQPYDQTGEGSVGIGNTNSNGDDLQALARELLDRQSTGSTPQQPSNTQF; from the exons ATGAGTGGGTCATTGACCAGTGCAAGCGTCAGCATTGGCGGAAGGCCGATTGGTAGTAGTGGAGGGCCATGCGGGGCATGCAAGTTCTTGCGACGCAAGTGCGCGGACGATTGCATCTTTGCACCTTATTTCGGCTCAGAGAAAGGGGTGGAGCACTTCACCGCGGTGCACAAGGTGTTCGGTGCCAGCAATGTTTCCAAGATACTTAATCAAGCCCCTCCCCACAAGCGCCTTGATGCTGCCATCACTATATGTTATGAGGCAAAGGCACGCCTCCGTGACCCTATCTACGGCTGTGTCGGCGACATCTTAGCCCTCCAACAACGG GTAGCGAACCTCCACGCCGAAGTCGCCTTCCTACAGGCCCACCTCACGACACTGCAACAGCCTTCACCGCCTCCTTTTCCGTCCCCGCCGTGCATGGCCATGACCACTGAGTTCTCCATTTCTGAACTAGCGTCATTGTCCAATGTCCCGAACACCATGGAACTATCTTCGTTGTTCGACCCATCGATGCAGTGGGCCTTCCAGCAGCAACACCAACAACCATATGACCAGACAGGGGAAGGCTCTGTCGGTATAGGCAACACCAACTCCAATGGCGATGACTTGCAAGCCCTGGCTAGGGAGCTCTTGGATCGACAGTCAACAGGATCGACACCCCAGCAACCATCAAACACACAGTTTTGA